The Panulirus ornatus isolate Po-2019 chromosome 32, ASM3632096v1, whole genome shotgun sequence genome includes a window with the following:
- the LOC139758980 gene encoding uncharacterized protein isoform X2 has translation MGHSTTTVLTLLLLVGAVICSPVPSDNPTLAAHDAAHVEVTHEVHHVTFEVSEEVSEATASSQAPSGEPPEDDPPIPTATTPPTTPEDQQPKNHFQGVDNAEFPENSELLESQTNVESHKNLSEYQTEENVFKEDGASISQKKAEEDTLEVIKDVANGGHKVLSGEGTGVMYGGNKENVGSEENEEHTGLSDVEAGVNVNGGDTVHEAMLKEVYHDPDRIVDHTGEGLVRLTASDVEGMGQVERESEEVMGSSSPIEIVERSDAGGITLHSEAPEVEAQASSGETGIMVPGESVAETVRKSRVYIGVPEDSSEGTQAEEPTLLEKVEGYINSGLDLADTGLEIMSLTSPTPEAPSESVPTEDLESQEEEVEEVPPADVETEATIVFVDPDSEENSTIVAGSENPEEELESESNTKPEVESEVQPDVESEVQPDVESEVQPDIETEAQPDVESVESEVQLETESVEVHEATPEATSDTAAEVVPEVVPEVAPEVPETISQPSPTTAPLPGEEYTDAYNDPIDSGGLPDVDVTKEELPSKEYPQPEMPAEEPSHPQDQSEKVDGGDSSDLAASDHMMEVEAGTAWVLPPQQEQVSAVAPEAMTPGCIVGIVFGVLLSLIVLLGVGGFVIWQRRTLNRPKVLGSDRGYAGSDSGGYIDDQVRVSYVNSQIDTPKGQVPEASQSAQAQQIPQVLIHLKNLKPSLPQGMGDRLKKSLPTMPKIAPVNLPSVGQVISKRQSGGSNQPGQ, from the exons TGTTgacgttgctgctgctggtgggcgCGGTGATCTGCTCCCCCGTACCCAGCGACAACCCGACCCTCGCCGCCCATGATGCCGCCCACGTCGAGGTCACACACGAAGTTCATCACGTCACCTTTGAGGTGAGCGAAGAAGTAAGCGAGGCCACTGCTTCTTCCCAGGCTCCCTCTGGCGAGCCTCCCGAAGACGATCCCCCAATCCCAACAGCGACTACACCTCCCACTACCCCAGAGGATCAGCAACCAAAGAATCATTTCCAAGGTGTAGATAATGCTGAGTTCCCAGAAAATTCTGAACTCTTAGAAAGTCAGACAAATGTCGAATCCCATAAAAACCTTTCTGAATATCAAACGGAGGAAAATGTGTTTAAAGAGGATGGTGCATCTATATCCCAAAAAAAGGCAGAAGAGGATACACTTGAAGTGATTAAAGATGTAGCTAATGGTGGCCATAAAGTTTTGTCAGGGGAAGGAACAGGTGTGATGTATGGAGGAAATAAAGAGAATGTAGgaagtgaagaaaatgaagaacatACTGGTCTCTCAGACGTTGAAGCTGGAGTGAATGTAAATGGAGGCGATACTGTACATGAGGCTATGTTGAAGGAAGTATACCATGATCCTGACAGAATAGTAGATCACACAGGTGAAGGACTAGTAAGATTAACTGCTAGTGATGTTGAGGGAATGGGTCAGGTGGAGAGAGAATCAGAGGAGGTTATGGGTAGTTCATCTCCCATAGAAATTGTAGAGAGAAGTGATGCTGGTGGTATAACTCTTCACAGTGAAGCACCAGAAGTTGAAGCTCAGGCTTCATCAGGAGAGACTGGGATTATGGTGCCAGGAGAATCAGTAGCTGAGACCGTTCGCAAGTCCCGAGTCTATATTGGTGTTCCTGAAGATTCTTCAGAAGGGACCCAGGCTGAAGAACCCACGTTATTAGAAAAAGTGGAAGGTTACATAAACAGTGGACTAGACCTTGCTGATACTGGTTTAGAAATCATGAGCTTGACCTCGCCCACCCCGGAAGCTCCTTCAGAAAGTGTGCCCACTGAAGATTTGgaaagccaggaggaggaggtagaggaagttccTCCAGCAGATGTGGAAACAGAAGCTACAATAGTGTTCGTAGACCCTGACTCTGAGGAGAATTCTACCATTGTTGCAGGTTCTGAAAATCCTGAAGAAGAATTGGAAAGTGAGTCTAATACCAAACCAGAGGTTGAGTCAGAGGTACAACCAGATGTTGAATCAGAGGTACAGCCAGATGTTGAATCAGAGGTACAGCCAGATATTGAAACAGAGGCACAACCAGATGTTGAATCAGTTGAATCAGAGGTACAACTAGAAACTGAATCAGTGGAAGTTCATGAGGCTACCCCAGAAGCCACATCAGATACTGCTGCAGAAGTTGTACCTGAAGTGGTTCCTGAAGTGGCACCAGAGGTGCCAGAGACCATTTCCCAGCCCAGTCCCACTACTGCCCCTCTGCCAGGGGAAGAGTACACTGATGCCTATAATGATCCAATTGACTCAGGAGGCTTGCCTGATGTTGATGTAACTAAGGAGGAATTGCCCTCTAAGGAGTATCCTCAGCCTGAAATGCCAGCTGAGGAGCCCAGTCATCCTCAGGACCAAAG TGAGAAGGTGGATGGAGGTGATTCAAGTGATCTGGCTGCCAGTGATCATATGATGGAAGTGGAGGCCGGTACGGCCTGGGTGCTCCCTCCCCAGCAAGAGCAAGTCAGTGCTGTGGCTCCTGAAGCAATGACGCCAGGCTGTATTGTTGGTATTGTGTTCGGTGTACTCCTCTCATTGATTGTTTTATTAG GTGTGGGGGGTTTTGTCATTTGGCAGCGACGCACCTTGAACCGACCTAAAGTCCTGGGATCAGACCGAGGATATGCAGGCTCAGATTCTGGAGGCTACATTGATGACCAGGTTCGCGTCTCCTATGTTAACTCACAGATTGATACACCCAAG GGCCAGGTACCTGAGGCCTCACAGTCTGCACAGGCTCAGCAGATCCCGCAGGTCCTCATCCACCTGAAGAATCTCAAGCCTTCACTGCCACAGGGCATGGGAGATAGGCTGAAGAAGTCATTGCCCACGATGCCCAAGATTGCTCCTGTGAATCTGCCAAGTGTTGGGCAGGTCATCTCTAAGC
- the LOC139758980 gene encoding uncharacterized protein isoform X3: MSPRCPTPASAITIPSTPVLTLLLLVGAVICSPVPSDNPTLAAHDAAHVEVTHEVHHVTFEVSEEVSEATASSQAPSGEPPEDDPPIPTATTPPTTPEDQQPKNHFQGVDNAEFPENSELLESQTNVESHKNLSEYQTEENVFKEDGASISQKKAEEDTLEVIKDVANGGHKVLSGEGTGVMYGGNKENVGSEENEEHTGLSDVEAGVNVNGGDTVHEAMLKEVYHDPDRIVDHTGEGLVRLTASDVEGMGQVERESEEVMGSSSPIEIVERSDAGGITLHSEAPEVEAQASSGETGIMVPGESVAETVRKSRVYIGVPEDSSEGTQAEEPTLLEKVEGYINSGLDLADTGLEIMSLTSPTPEAPSESVPTEDLESQEEEVEEVPPADVETEATIVFVDPDSEENSTIVAGSENPEEELESESNTKPEVESEVQPDVESEVQPDVESEVQPDIETEAQPDVESVESEVQLETESVEVHEATPEATSDTAAEVVPEVVPEVAPEVPETISQPSPTTAPLPGEEYTDAYNDPIDSGGLPDVDVTKEELPSKEYPQPEMPAEEPSHPQDQSEKVDGGDSSDLAASDHMMEVEAGTAWVLPPQQEQVSAVAPEAMTPGCIVGIVFGVLLSLIVLLGVGGFVIWQRRTLNRPKVLGSDRGYAGSDSGGYIDDQGQVPEASQSAQAQQIPQVLIHLKNLKPSLPQGMGDRLKKSLPTMPKIAPVNLPSVGQVISKRQSGGSNQPGQ, encoded by the exons TGTTgacgttgctgctgctggtgggcgCGGTGATCTGCTCCCCCGTACCCAGCGACAACCCGACCCTCGCCGCCCATGATGCCGCCCACGTCGAGGTCACACACGAAGTTCATCACGTCACCTTTGAGGTGAGCGAAGAAGTAAGCGAGGCCACTGCTTCTTCCCAGGCTCCCTCTGGCGAGCCTCCCGAAGACGATCCCCCAATCCCAACAGCGACTACACCTCCCACTACCCCAGAGGATCAGCAACCAAAGAATCATTTCCAAGGTGTAGATAATGCTGAGTTCCCAGAAAATTCTGAACTCTTAGAAAGTCAGACAAATGTCGAATCCCATAAAAACCTTTCTGAATATCAAACGGAGGAAAATGTGTTTAAAGAGGATGGTGCATCTATATCCCAAAAAAAGGCAGAAGAGGATACACTTGAAGTGATTAAAGATGTAGCTAATGGTGGCCATAAAGTTTTGTCAGGGGAAGGAACAGGTGTGATGTATGGAGGAAATAAAGAGAATGTAGgaagtgaagaaaatgaagaacatACTGGTCTCTCAGACGTTGAAGCTGGAGTGAATGTAAATGGAGGCGATACTGTACATGAGGCTATGTTGAAGGAAGTATACCATGATCCTGACAGAATAGTAGATCACACAGGTGAAGGACTAGTAAGATTAACTGCTAGTGATGTTGAGGGAATGGGTCAGGTGGAGAGAGAATCAGAGGAGGTTATGGGTAGTTCATCTCCCATAGAAATTGTAGAGAGAAGTGATGCTGGTGGTATAACTCTTCACAGTGAAGCACCAGAAGTTGAAGCTCAGGCTTCATCAGGAGAGACTGGGATTATGGTGCCAGGAGAATCAGTAGCTGAGACCGTTCGCAAGTCCCGAGTCTATATTGGTGTTCCTGAAGATTCTTCAGAAGGGACCCAGGCTGAAGAACCCACGTTATTAGAAAAAGTGGAAGGTTACATAAACAGTGGACTAGACCTTGCTGATACTGGTTTAGAAATCATGAGCTTGACCTCGCCCACCCCGGAAGCTCCTTCAGAAAGTGTGCCCACTGAAGATTTGgaaagccaggaggaggaggtagaggaagttccTCCAGCAGATGTGGAAACAGAAGCTACAATAGTGTTCGTAGACCCTGACTCTGAGGAGAATTCTACCATTGTTGCAGGTTCTGAAAATCCTGAAGAAGAATTGGAAAGTGAGTCTAATACCAAACCAGAGGTTGAGTCAGAGGTACAACCAGATGTTGAATCAGAGGTACAGCCAGATGTTGAATCAGAGGTACAGCCAGATATTGAAACAGAGGCACAACCAGATGTTGAATCAGTTGAATCAGAGGTACAACTAGAAACTGAATCAGTGGAAGTTCATGAGGCTACCCCAGAAGCCACATCAGATACTGCTGCAGAAGTTGTACCTGAAGTGGTTCCTGAAGTGGCACCAGAGGTGCCAGAGACCATTTCCCAGCCCAGTCCCACTACTGCCCCTCTGCCAGGGGAAGAGTACACTGATGCCTATAATGATCCAATTGACTCAGGAGGCTTGCCTGATGTTGATGTAACTAAGGAGGAATTGCCCTCTAAGGAGTATCCTCAGCCTGAAATGCCAGCTGAGGAGCCCAGTCATCCTCAGGACCAAAG TGAGAAGGTGGATGGAGGTGATTCAAGTGATCTGGCTGCCAGTGATCATATGATGGAAGTGGAGGCCGGTACGGCCTGGGTGCTCCCTCCCCAGCAAGAGCAAGTCAGTGCTGTGGCTCCTGAAGCAATGACGCCAGGCTGTATTGTTGGTATTGTGTTCGGTGTACTCCTCTCATTGATTGTTTTATTAG GTGTGGGGGGTTTTGTCATTTGGCAGCGACGCACCTTGAACCGACCTAAAGTCCTGGGATCAGACCGAGGATATGCAGGCTCAGATTCTGGAGGCTACATTGATGACCAG GGCCAGGTACCTGAGGCCTCACAGTCTGCACAGGCTCAGCAGATCCCGCAGGTCCTCATCCACCTGAAGAATCTCAAGCCTTCACTGCCACAGGGCATGGGAGATAGGCTGAAGAAGTCATTGCCCACGATGCCCAAGATTGCTCCTGTGAATCTGCCAAGTGTTGGGCAGGTCATCTCTAAGC
- the LOC139758980 gene encoding uncharacterized protein isoform X1 has protein sequence MSPRCPTPASAITIPSTPVLTLLLLVGAVICSPVPSDNPTLAAHDAAHVEVTHEVHHVTFEVSEEVSEATASSQAPSGEPPEDDPPIPTATTPPTTPEDQQPKNHFQGVDNAEFPENSELLESQTNVESHKNLSEYQTEENVFKEDGASISQKKAEEDTLEVIKDVANGGHKVLSGEGTGVMYGGNKENVGSEENEEHTGLSDVEAGVNVNGGDTVHEAMLKEVYHDPDRIVDHTGEGLVRLTASDVEGMGQVERESEEVMGSSSPIEIVERSDAGGITLHSEAPEVEAQASSGETGIMVPGESVAETVRKSRVYIGVPEDSSEGTQAEEPTLLEKVEGYINSGLDLADTGLEIMSLTSPTPEAPSESVPTEDLESQEEEVEEVPPADVETEATIVFVDPDSEENSTIVAGSENPEEELESESNTKPEVESEVQPDVESEVQPDVESEVQPDIETEAQPDVESVESEVQLETESVEVHEATPEATSDTAAEVVPEVVPEVAPEVPETISQPSPTTAPLPGEEYTDAYNDPIDSGGLPDVDVTKEELPSKEYPQPEMPAEEPSHPQDQSEKVDGGDSSDLAASDHMMEVEAGTAWVLPPQQEQVSAVAPEAMTPGCIVGIVFGVLLSLIVLLGVGGFVIWQRRTLNRPKVLGSDRGYAGSDSGGYIDDQVRVSYVNSQIDTPKGQVPEASQSAQAQQIPQVLIHLKNLKPSLPQGMGDRLKKSLPTMPKIAPVNLPSVGQVISKRQSGGSNQPGQ, from the exons TGTTgacgttgctgctgctggtgggcgCGGTGATCTGCTCCCCCGTACCCAGCGACAACCCGACCCTCGCCGCCCATGATGCCGCCCACGTCGAGGTCACACACGAAGTTCATCACGTCACCTTTGAGGTGAGCGAAGAAGTAAGCGAGGCCACTGCTTCTTCCCAGGCTCCCTCTGGCGAGCCTCCCGAAGACGATCCCCCAATCCCAACAGCGACTACACCTCCCACTACCCCAGAGGATCAGCAACCAAAGAATCATTTCCAAGGTGTAGATAATGCTGAGTTCCCAGAAAATTCTGAACTCTTAGAAAGTCAGACAAATGTCGAATCCCATAAAAACCTTTCTGAATATCAAACGGAGGAAAATGTGTTTAAAGAGGATGGTGCATCTATATCCCAAAAAAAGGCAGAAGAGGATACACTTGAAGTGATTAAAGATGTAGCTAATGGTGGCCATAAAGTTTTGTCAGGGGAAGGAACAGGTGTGATGTATGGAGGAAATAAAGAGAATGTAGgaagtgaagaaaatgaagaacatACTGGTCTCTCAGACGTTGAAGCTGGAGTGAATGTAAATGGAGGCGATACTGTACATGAGGCTATGTTGAAGGAAGTATACCATGATCCTGACAGAATAGTAGATCACACAGGTGAAGGACTAGTAAGATTAACTGCTAGTGATGTTGAGGGAATGGGTCAGGTGGAGAGAGAATCAGAGGAGGTTATGGGTAGTTCATCTCCCATAGAAATTGTAGAGAGAAGTGATGCTGGTGGTATAACTCTTCACAGTGAAGCACCAGAAGTTGAAGCTCAGGCTTCATCAGGAGAGACTGGGATTATGGTGCCAGGAGAATCAGTAGCTGAGACCGTTCGCAAGTCCCGAGTCTATATTGGTGTTCCTGAAGATTCTTCAGAAGGGACCCAGGCTGAAGAACCCACGTTATTAGAAAAAGTGGAAGGTTACATAAACAGTGGACTAGACCTTGCTGATACTGGTTTAGAAATCATGAGCTTGACCTCGCCCACCCCGGAAGCTCCTTCAGAAAGTGTGCCCACTGAAGATTTGgaaagccaggaggaggaggtagaggaagttccTCCAGCAGATGTGGAAACAGAAGCTACAATAGTGTTCGTAGACCCTGACTCTGAGGAGAATTCTACCATTGTTGCAGGTTCTGAAAATCCTGAAGAAGAATTGGAAAGTGAGTCTAATACCAAACCAGAGGTTGAGTCAGAGGTACAACCAGATGTTGAATCAGAGGTACAGCCAGATGTTGAATCAGAGGTACAGCCAGATATTGAAACAGAGGCACAACCAGATGTTGAATCAGTTGAATCAGAGGTACAACTAGAAACTGAATCAGTGGAAGTTCATGAGGCTACCCCAGAAGCCACATCAGATACTGCTGCAGAAGTTGTACCTGAAGTGGTTCCTGAAGTGGCACCAGAGGTGCCAGAGACCATTTCCCAGCCCAGTCCCACTACTGCCCCTCTGCCAGGGGAAGAGTACACTGATGCCTATAATGATCCAATTGACTCAGGAGGCTTGCCTGATGTTGATGTAACTAAGGAGGAATTGCCCTCTAAGGAGTATCCTCAGCCTGAAATGCCAGCTGAGGAGCCCAGTCATCCTCAGGACCAAAG TGAGAAGGTGGATGGAGGTGATTCAAGTGATCTGGCTGCCAGTGATCATATGATGGAAGTGGAGGCCGGTACGGCCTGGGTGCTCCCTCCCCAGCAAGAGCAAGTCAGTGCTGTGGCTCCTGAAGCAATGACGCCAGGCTGTATTGTTGGTATTGTGTTCGGTGTACTCCTCTCATTGATTGTTTTATTAG GTGTGGGGGGTTTTGTCATTTGGCAGCGACGCACCTTGAACCGACCTAAAGTCCTGGGATCAGACCGAGGATATGCAGGCTCAGATTCTGGAGGCTACATTGATGACCAGGTTCGCGTCTCCTATGTTAACTCACAGATTGATACACCCAAG GGCCAGGTACCTGAGGCCTCACAGTCTGCACAGGCTCAGCAGATCCCGCAGGTCCTCATCCACCTGAAGAATCTCAAGCCTTCACTGCCACAGGGCATGGGAGATAGGCTGAAGAAGTCATTGCCCACGATGCCCAAGATTGCTCCTGTGAATCTGCCAAGTGTTGGGCAGGTCATCTCTAAGC
- the LOC139758980 gene encoding uncharacterized protein isoform X7: MLTLLLLVGAVICSPVPSDNPTLAAHDAAHVEVTHEVHHVTFEVSEEVSEATASSQAPSGEPPEDDPPIPTATTPPTTPEDQQPKNHFQGVDNAEFPENSELLESQTNVESHKNLSEYQTEENVFKEDGASISQKKAEEDTLEVIKDVANGGHKVLSGEGTGVMYGGNKENVGSEENEEHTGLSDVEAGVNVNGGDTVHEAMLKEVYHDPDRIVDHTGEGLVRLTASDVEGMGQVERESEEVMGSSSPIEIVERSDAGGITLHSEAPEVEAQASSGETGIMVPGESVAETVRKSRVYIGVPEDSSEGTQAEEPTLLEKVEGYINSGLDLADTGLEIMSLTSPTPEAPSESVPTEDLESQEEEVEEVPPADVETEATIVFVDPDSEENSTIVAGSENPEEELESESNTKPEVESEVQPDVESEVQPDVESEVQPDIETEAQPDVESVESEVQLETESVEVHEATPEATSDTAAEVVPEVVPEVAPEVPETISQPSPTTAPLPGEEYTDAYNDPIDSGGLPDVDVTKEELPSKEYPQPEMPAEEPSHPQDQSEKVDGGDSSDLAASDHMMEVEAGTAWVLPPQQEQVSAVAPEAMTPGCIVGIVFGVLLSLIVLLGVGGFVIWQRRTLNRPKVLGSDRGYAGSDSGGYIDDQVRVSYVNSQIDTPKGSPEDLISLDNDSFLNSLESMTIQNLWTDNIRHTKL; the protein is encoded by the exons TGTTgacgttgctgctgctggtgggcgCGGTGATCTGCTCCCCCGTACCCAGCGACAACCCGACCCTCGCCGCCCATGATGCCGCCCACGTCGAGGTCACACACGAAGTTCATCACGTCACCTTTGAGGTGAGCGAAGAAGTAAGCGAGGCCACTGCTTCTTCCCAGGCTCCCTCTGGCGAGCCTCCCGAAGACGATCCCCCAATCCCAACAGCGACTACACCTCCCACTACCCCAGAGGATCAGCAACCAAAGAATCATTTCCAAGGTGTAGATAATGCTGAGTTCCCAGAAAATTCTGAACTCTTAGAAAGTCAGACAAATGTCGAATCCCATAAAAACCTTTCTGAATATCAAACGGAGGAAAATGTGTTTAAAGAGGATGGTGCATCTATATCCCAAAAAAAGGCAGAAGAGGATACACTTGAAGTGATTAAAGATGTAGCTAATGGTGGCCATAAAGTTTTGTCAGGGGAAGGAACAGGTGTGATGTATGGAGGAAATAAAGAGAATGTAGgaagtgaagaaaatgaagaacatACTGGTCTCTCAGACGTTGAAGCTGGAGTGAATGTAAATGGAGGCGATACTGTACATGAGGCTATGTTGAAGGAAGTATACCATGATCCTGACAGAATAGTAGATCACACAGGTGAAGGACTAGTAAGATTAACTGCTAGTGATGTTGAGGGAATGGGTCAGGTGGAGAGAGAATCAGAGGAGGTTATGGGTAGTTCATCTCCCATAGAAATTGTAGAGAGAAGTGATGCTGGTGGTATAACTCTTCACAGTGAAGCACCAGAAGTTGAAGCTCAGGCTTCATCAGGAGAGACTGGGATTATGGTGCCAGGAGAATCAGTAGCTGAGACCGTTCGCAAGTCCCGAGTCTATATTGGTGTTCCTGAAGATTCTTCAGAAGGGACCCAGGCTGAAGAACCCACGTTATTAGAAAAAGTGGAAGGTTACATAAACAGTGGACTAGACCTTGCTGATACTGGTTTAGAAATCATGAGCTTGACCTCGCCCACCCCGGAAGCTCCTTCAGAAAGTGTGCCCACTGAAGATTTGgaaagccaggaggaggaggtagaggaagttccTCCAGCAGATGTGGAAACAGAAGCTACAATAGTGTTCGTAGACCCTGACTCTGAGGAGAATTCTACCATTGTTGCAGGTTCTGAAAATCCTGAAGAAGAATTGGAAAGTGAGTCTAATACCAAACCAGAGGTTGAGTCAGAGGTACAACCAGATGTTGAATCAGAGGTACAGCCAGATGTTGAATCAGAGGTACAGCCAGATATTGAAACAGAGGCACAACCAGATGTTGAATCAGTTGAATCAGAGGTACAACTAGAAACTGAATCAGTGGAAGTTCATGAGGCTACCCCAGAAGCCACATCAGATACTGCTGCAGAAGTTGTACCTGAAGTGGTTCCTGAAGTGGCACCAGAGGTGCCAGAGACCATTTCCCAGCCCAGTCCCACTACTGCCCCTCTGCCAGGGGAAGAGTACACTGATGCCTATAATGATCCAATTGACTCAGGAGGCTTGCCTGATGTTGATGTAACTAAGGAGGAATTGCCCTCTAAGGAGTATCCTCAGCCTGAAATGCCAGCTGAGGAGCCCAGTCATCCTCAGGACCAAAG TGAGAAGGTGGATGGAGGTGATTCAAGTGATCTGGCTGCCAGTGATCATATGATGGAAGTGGAGGCCGGTACGGCCTGGGTGCTCCCTCCCCAGCAAGAGCAAGTCAGTGCTGTGGCTCCTGAAGCAATGACGCCAGGCTGTATTGTTGGTATTGTGTTCGGTGTACTCCTCTCATTGATTGTTTTATTAG GTGTGGGGGGTTTTGTCATTTGGCAGCGACGCACCTTGAACCGACCTAAAGTCCTGGGATCAGACCGAGGATATGCAGGCTCAGATTCTGGAGGCTACATTGATGACCAGGTTCGCGTCTCCTATGTTAACTCACAGATTGATACACCCAAG
- the LOC139758980 gene encoding uncharacterized protein isoform X4, translated as MLTLLLLVGAVICSPVPSDNPTLAAHDAAHVEVTHEVHHVTFEVSEEVSEATASSQAPSGEPPEDDPPIPTATTPPTTPEDQQPKNHFQGVDNAEFPENSELLESQTNVESHKNLSEYQTEENVFKEDGASISQKKAEEDTLEVIKDVANGGHKVLSGEGTGVMYGGNKENVGSEENEEHTGLSDVEAGVNVNGGDTVHEAMLKEVYHDPDRIVDHTGEGLVRLTASDVEGMGQVERESEEVMGSSSPIEIVERSDAGGITLHSEAPEVEAQASSGETGIMVPGESVAETVRKSRVYIGVPEDSSEGTQAEEPTLLEKVEGYINSGLDLADTGLEIMSLTSPTPEAPSESVPTEDLESQEEEVEEVPPADVETEATIVFVDPDSEENSTIVAGSENPEEELESESNTKPEVESEVQPDVESEVQPDVESEVQPDIETEAQPDVESVESEVQLETESVEVHEATPEATSDTAAEVVPEVVPEVAPEVPETISQPSPTTAPLPGEEYTDAYNDPIDSGGLPDVDVTKEELPSKEYPQPEMPAEEPSHPQDQSEKVDGGDSSDLAASDHMMEVEAGTAWVLPPQQEQVSAVAPEAMTPGCIVGIVFGVLLSLIVLLGVGGFVIWQRRTLNRPKVLGSDRGYAGSDSGGYIDDQVRVSYVNSQIDTPKGQVPEASQSAQAQQIPQVLIHLKNLKPSLPQGMGDRLKKSLPTMPKIAPVNLPSVGQVISKRQSGGSNQPGQ; from the exons TGTTgacgttgctgctgctggtgggcgCGGTGATCTGCTCCCCCGTACCCAGCGACAACCCGACCCTCGCCGCCCATGATGCCGCCCACGTCGAGGTCACACACGAAGTTCATCACGTCACCTTTGAGGTGAGCGAAGAAGTAAGCGAGGCCACTGCTTCTTCCCAGGCTCCCTCTGGCGAGCCTCCCGAAGACGATCCCCCAATCCCAACAGCGACTACACCTCCCACTACCCCAGAGGATCAGCAACCAAAGAATCATTTCCAAGGTGTAGATAATGCTGAGTTCCCAGAAAATTCTGAACTCTTAGAAAGTCAGACAAATGTCGAATCCCATAAAAACCTTTCTGAATATCAAACGGAGGAAAATGTGTTTAAAGAGGATGGTGCATCTATATCCCAAAAAAAGGCAGAAGAGGATACACTTGAAGTGATTAAAGATGTAGCTAATGGTGGCCATAAAGTTTTGTCAGGGGAAGGAACAGGTGTGATGTATGGAGGAAATAAAGAGAATGTAGgaagtgaagaaaatgaagaacatACTGGTCTCTCAGACGTTGAAGCTGGAGTGAATGTAAATGGAGGCGATACTGTACATGAGGCTATGTTGAAGGAAGTATACCATGATCCTGACAGAATAGTAGATCACACAGGTGAAGGACTAGTAAGATTAACTGCTAGTGATGTTGAGGGAATGGGTCAGGTGGAGAGAGAATCAGAGGAGGTTATGGGTAGTTCATCTCCCATAGAAATTGTAGAGAGAAGTGATGCTGGTGGTATAACTCTTCACAGTGAAGCACCAGAAGTTGAAGCTCAGGCTTCATCAGGAGAGACTGGGATTATGGTGCCAGGAGAATCAGTAGCTGAGACCGTTCGCAAGTCCCGAGTCTATATTGGTGTTCCTGAAGATTCTTCAGAAGGGACCCAGGCTGAAGAACCCACGTTATTAGAAAAAGTGGAAGGTTACATAAACAGTGGACTAGACCTTGCTGATACTGGTTTAGAAATCATGAGCTTGACCTCGCCCACCCCGGAAGCTCCTTCAGAAAGTGTGCCCACTGAAGATTTGgaaagccaggaggaggaggtagaggaagttccTCCAGCAGATGTGGAAACAGAAGCTACAATAGTGTTCGTAGACCCTGACTCTGAGGAGAATTCTACCATTGTTGCAGGTTCTGAAAATCCTGAAGAAGAATTGGAAAGTGAGTCTAATACCAAACCAGAGGTTGAGTCAGAGGTACAACCAGATGTTGAATCAGAGGTACAGCCAGATGTTGAATCAGAGGTACAGCCAGATATTGAAACAGAGGCACAACCAGATGTTGAATCAGTTGAATCAGAGGTACAACTAGAAACTGAATCAGTGGAAGTTCATGAGGCTACCCCAGAAGCCACATCAGATACTGCTGCAGAAGTTGTACCTGAAGTGGTTCCTGAAGTGGCACCAGAGGTGCCAGAGACCATTTCCCAGCCCAGTCCCACTACTGCCCCTCTGCCAGGGGAAGAGTACACTGATGCCTATAATGATCCAATTGACTCAGGAGGCTTGCCTGATGTTGATGTAACTAAGGAGGAATTGCCCTCTAAGGAGTATCCTCAGCCTGAAATGCCAGCTGAGGAGCCCAGTCATCCTCAGGACCAAAG TGAGAAGGTGGATGGAGGTGATTCAAGTGATCTGGCTGCCAGTGATCATATGATGGAAGTGGAGGCCGGTACGGCCTGGGTGCTCCCTCCCCAGCAAGAGCAAGTCAGTGCTGTGGCTCCTGAAGCAATGACGCCAGGCTGTATTGTTGGTATTGTGTTCGGTGTACTCCTCTCATTGATTGTTTTATTAG GTGTGGGGGGTTTTGTCATTTGGCAGCGACGCACCTTGAACCGACCTAAAGTCCTGGGATCAGACCGAGGATATGCAGGCTCAGATTCTGGAGGCTACATTGATGACCAGGTTCGCGTCTCCTATGTTAACTCACAGATTGATACACCCAAG GGCCAGGTACCTGAGGCCTCACAGTCTGCACAGGCTCAGCAGATCCCGCAGGTCCTCATCCACCTGAAGAATCTCAAGCCTTCACTGCCACAGGGCATGGGAGATAGGCTGAAGAAGTCATTGCCCACGATGCCCAAGATTGCTCCTGTGAATCTGCCAAGTGTTGGGCAGGTCATCTCTAAGC